One Mycobacterium kubicae genomic window carries:
- the mftF gene encoding mycofactocin biosynthesis glycosyltransferase MftF (Members of this protein family, MftF, are glycosyltransferases, members of PF00535 (glycosyl transferase family 2). The encoding gene is found as part of the mycofactocin cassette, in Mycobacterium tuberculosis, many other Actinobacteria, and occasional members of other lineages. Mycofactocin itself, a putative redox carrier, is a heavily modified derivative of the C-terminal Val-Tyr dipeptide of the mycofactocin precursor MftA (TIGR03969).), protein MTVARLPDGFAVQVDRRVRVLGDGSALLGGSPTRLLRLAPAAQNMITDGRLKVRDELSAQLARTLLDATVAHPRPASGPSHRDVTVVIPVRDNPFGLRRLVSSLRGLRVIVVDDGSAQPVKVEEFTGAHCAIEVLRHPSSKGPAAARNTGLAACTTDFVAFLDSDVAPRRGWLEALLGHFCDPTVALVAPRIVGLAHSENVVARYEAVHSSLDLGQREAPVLPLSPVSYVPSAAIVCRTSAIREIGGFDETLHSGEDVDLCWRLIEAGARLRYEPIALVAHDHRTELRDWIARKAFYGGSAAPLSVRHPDKTAPVVISGWALTAWILMSLGTRLSQLLSLVIAVSTGRRIANAMRSADTTLEDVLVVATRGLWSAALQLASALCRHYWPVALLAALLSRHCRRVVLVAAVVDGVVDWVGRRNVADDDVEKIGLLTFLLLKRVDDLAYGIGLWYGVLRERNIGALKPQIRT, encoded by the coding sequence ATGACCGTTGCCCGATTGCCTGACGGTTTCGCCGTACAGGTTGACCGCCGCGTGCGTGTTCTCGGCGACGGGTCGGCACTGCTGGGCGGCTCACCGACGCGGTTGCTGCGACTGGCTCCCGCCGCCCAGAACATGATCACCGACGGCCGCCTCAAGGTTCGCGACGAGCTCAGCGCGCAACTGGCGCGCACCCTGCTCGATGCCACCGTGGCCCATCCGCGCCCGGCCAGCGGCCCCTCGCACCGGGACGTCACGGTGGTTATCCCAGTGCGCGACAACCCTTTTGGGTTGCGGCGCTTGGTCAGCTCGTTGCGCGGGTTGCGCGTCATCGTGGTGGACGACGGATCCGCGCAGCCCGTCAAGGTGGAAGAATTCACCGGCGCGCACTGCGCCATCGAAGTGCTGCGTCACCCGAGCAGCAAGGGTCCGGCCGCCGCGCGCAACACGGGGCTGGCCGCCTGCACCACCGACTTCGTGGCATTCCTCGACTCGGACGTGGCACCCCGGCGTGGCTGGTTGGAAGCCCTGCTCGGCCACTTCTGCGACCCCACCGTCGCGCTGGTCGCACCCCGCATCGTCGGGCTGGCCCACAGCGAGAATGTGGTTGCGCGCTACGAGGCGGTGCATTCCTCCCTGGACCTCGGCCAGCGCGAAGCCCCGGTACTGCCGCTCAGTCCGGTGTCCTATGTACCCAGCGCGGCGATCGTCTGCCGCACCTCGGCGATCCGGGAAATCGGCGGATTCGACGAGACGCTGCACTCGGGCGAGGACGTCGATCTCTGTTGGCGGCTGATCGAAGCCGGTGCCCGGCTGCGCTACGAACCGATCGCGCTGGTCGCCCACGACCATCGGACCGAGCTGCGAGACTGGATCGCCCGCAAGGCGTTCTACGGCGGTTCGGCGGCGCCGTTGTCCGTTCGGCACCCCGATAAGACGGCGCCCGTGGTGATTTCGGGCTGGGCGCTGACCGCCTGGATCCTCATGTCGTTGGGTACGCGGCTCTCGCAGCTGCTGTCGCTGGTGATCGCGGTGTCCACGGGTCGGCGCATCGCCAACGCCATGCGCAGCGCCGACACGACGCTGGAGGACGTGTTGGTGGTCGCCACCCGCGGGTTGTGGTCGGCGGCGCTGCAACTCGCCTCGGCCCTGTGCCGGCACTACTGGCCGGTGGCGCTGCTGGCGGCGCTACTGTCTCGGCACTGTCGGCGGGTGGTGTTGGTCGCCGCGGTCGTTGACGGCGTGGTCGACTGGGTAGGCCGGCGCAACGTCGCCGACGACGACGTCGAGAAGATCGGCCTGCTGACGTTCCTGTTGCTCAAGCGGGTGGACGACCTGGCCTACGGAATCGGCCTGTGGTACGGCGTGCTGCGCGAACGCAACATCGGCGCGCTGAAACCACAGATCCGCACGTAA